The following are from one region of the Pseudobacteriovorax antillogorgiicola genome:
- a CDS encoding vWA domain-containing protein, which yields MTWGDAEYLWLLTLTPLVSILIILSNMFRKKRLARFLGQRYKDLSQSLERRRQVLYRCLALSLAFACICIALARPRWGYEWRTLERKGADIMVVVDVSKSMNAEDIKPNRLQRARREIIDLLSMLQGDRIGLLQFAGVGFVQCPLTLDYMAMELFLDSLGESMIPVPGSAIGNAIRLAHKSLMESATEGSVGKSIILITDGEDHESGPIQAAQDAASDGVRIYPIGIGSEGGAPIPDGDGGYVKDQSGRMVLSRLDEGTLEEIARITEGRYVRSTTGDLDLDIIYSQHIRKDLKPGNIGETREKVWHESFWIFAVAAMFILIFDFHIQGRRLSTEK from the coding sequence ATGACTTGGGGAGACGCTGAATACCTGTGGTTGCTAACTTTAACCCCGTTGGTATCGATTCTTATCATCCTTTCGAATATGTTTCGCAAGAAGCGCTTAGCTCGCTTTTTGGGTCAGCGATATAAAGACTTAAGTCAGTCTTTGGAACGCAGGCGACAGGTTCTCTACCGTTGTCTAGCGTTAAGTTTGGCGTTTGCCTGCATTTGTATAGCCCTGGCTCGTCCTCGCTGGGGATATGAATGGCGAACCCTTGAACGGAAGGGTGCTGACATTATGGTTGTCGTGGACGTATCGAAGAGTATGAACGCTGAAGACATCAAGCCCAATCGCTTACAGAGAGCACGGCGAGAAATCATCGATCTGCTTTCGATGTTGCAAGGTGATCGGATTGGTCTACTACAGTTTGCTGGTGTTGGCTTCGTTCAGTGCCCCTTGACCCTCGACTATATGGCCATGGAGCTTTTCCTCGATAGTCTTGGTGAAAGTATGATCCCTGTGCCAGGGTCTGCAATAGGCAATGCAATCCGCCTGGCCCATAAGAGCTTAATGGAAAGTGCTACTGAAGGCTCGGTCGGTAAATCGATCATTCTGATTACGGACGGTGAAGATCACGAGAGCGGTCCAATTCAGGCCGCTCAAGATGCTGCTAGTGATGGTGTGCGAATCTACCCCATTGGTATCGGCTCAGAAGGTGGTGCACCTATCCCCGACGGCGACGGCGGCTACGTAAAAGACCAGTCAGGTCGGATGGTTCTGTCGCGCTTGGATGAAGGTACCCTCGAAGAGATCGCTAGAATCACGGAAGGTCGTTACGTACGATCGACTACTGGCGATCTCGATTTGGATATCATTTATAGTCAGCATATTCGCAAGGACCTGAAGCCGGGAAACATCGGTGAAACTCGGGAAAAGGTGTGGCATGAAAGCTTCTGGATCTTCGCCGTTGCAGCGATGTTTATACTGATATTCGATTTTCACATCCAAGGCCGAAGGCTAAGTACTGAAAAATAG
- a CDS encoding tetratricopeptide repeat protein, producing the protein MKSSTSAASDFFLAFVLFVIMALTGYIVLSMGLERTGAIHSSGKGKPIENQVPQESHQGKPSDSPPPGQNDSQAEAAASTPNEGLSKQDSAGKTSDNKDVTHSIQDIVSTVDQGQWQVAEAMLLEYLKLHPNDEQALVEMAMIQLIDKRDSLAAKPYLEKVALGNPNNESVINELLTIYEETNTYQEGLAFLKSIPNEKRNSGIVDYGIGSALVGHGDSEGAVEYLYRALDQGGVERATVQETLADAFLDAGRVDEAIQGYIELLDQGGSTERQRALNVKVVTAYLDRGDQDLAVETVREWLREHPQDEFMNDLFKDISSLE; encoded by the coding sequence ATGAAATCGTCAACCTCGGCAGCAAGTGATTTTTTCTTGGCCTTCGTGCTATTCGTCATCATGGCCTTGACCGGCTATATTGTCCTAAGTATGGGGCTTGAGCGAACTGGTGCGATCCACTCCAGCGGTAAGGGCAAGCCCATAGAAAACCAAGTGCCTCAAGAATCACATCAGGGCAAGCCCAGCGATTCACCACCTCCGGGCCAAAATGATAGCCAGGCGGAAGCTGCTGCTTCGACGCCGAACGAAGGTCTCTCGAAGCAGGATTCTGCTGGAAAGACCTCGGATAACAAAGATGTGACTCACTCGATTCAAGACATCGTTAGTACCGTGGATCAAGGCCAATGGCAGGTTGCGGAAGCGATGTTGCTTGAATATCTTAAGCTACACCCCAATGATGAGCAGGCTTTGGTGGAAATGGCTATGATTCAACTGATCGACAAGCGGGACTCCCTTGCGGCCAAACCGTATTTGGAAAAGGTCGCTCTGGGAAATCCCAATAACGAATCGGTCATTAACGAACTCCTAACCATCTACGAAGAGACCAATACCTATCAGGAAGGCTTGGCGTTTCTTAAGTCAATTCCCAATGAAAAGCGAAACTCTGGGATTGTTGACTATGGCATCGGTAGTGCCTTAGTGGGTCACGGGGATAGTGAAGGAGCTGTAGAATACTTATACCGCGCCCTAGACCAGGGGGGTGTCGAGCGAGCCACTGTGCAGGAGACCCTTGCGGATGCCTTTCTCGATGCTGGCCGCGTGGATGAGGCGATTCAGGGTTACATCGAGCTCCTAGACCAAGGAGGCTCTACGGAGCGCCAGCGAGCGCTTAACGTAAAGGTGGTGACGGCTTATTTGGATCGCGGTGATCAAGACTTGGCTGTTGAAACTGTTCGCGAATGGCTAAGGGAGCATCCTCAAGACGAATTTATGAATGATCTTTTTAAGGATATTAGCTCTTTGGAATAA
- a CDS encoding recombinase family protein, protein MKHIAIYYRVSTERQDLQSQKQAVETWLNLLEDSKKPRKISVFQDEGISGSTDKRPGYQDLLKFAQSGKIDTIVVYRLDRFSRNASDAIKTLLSLDELGVGFISVTQPVLNLGHENPFRRTMLAAFAEIAEIERQTIVTRVKAGLEAAKKRGVKLGPPSKLTEEHKEQVRSLRAQGLSLRAIAKDLGISYGAVHKMVQQL, encoded by the coding sequence ATGAAACACATTGCTATCTATTATAGGGTGTCAACAGAACGGCAAGACTTGCAAAGCCAAAAGCAGGCTGTAGAAACTTGGCTCAACCTTCTGGAAGACAGTAAGAAACCACGAAAAATATCTGTATTTCAGGATGAAGGCATCAGCGGTAGCACAGATAAAAGGCCAGGCTACCAAGATCTCTTAAAATTCGCGCAGAGCGGAAAAATCGATACGATCGTCGTATATCGTCTCGATCGCTTTAGCAGAAATGCTTCTGACGCTATCAAAACTCTACTATCTCTCGACGAACTCGGGGTAGGATTTATTTCTGTGACCCAGCCTGTCTTGAACCTCGGACACGAAAACCCTTTCAGACGAACCATGCTCGCAGCATTTGCTGAAATTGCAGAAATCGAACGCCAAACAATTGTGACAAGGGTCAAAGCGGGCCTTGAGGCAGCGAAGAAGCGGGGCGTCAAGCTAGGGCCCCCGAGTAAACTCACCGAGGAGCACAAAGAGCAAGTTCGCTCTTTGAGAGCCCAAGGCTTAAGCCTCAGAGCGATCGCTAAGGACTTGGGCATTAGCTACGGAGCGGTTCATAAAATGGTGCAGCAGCTCTGA
- a CDS encoding ATP-binding protein, translating to MKTSNWLNSTKEFLQPSVANQLMLWIIVSSFVVTLGVSTVQLYFDFRASIESLEEDLQEIQRTMVPSLTRSVWLMDREQIHVGMKGLLLYDKIVTVKIEAEDGSVFELGETDSEEIKEKTFAMEFKNQEQAWKLGTIVLQVDMAPIYRNLWREGGDILFNNLILVATIVFIVIWFTRFLIAQPLSILANHARGIRFRDKQENMDHKYMSYKHEIGQVFRAVAQLEENLTEDYRIRLRAEDALKKSQEKLKELIKSRTKQLDEATNDLVESSRKAGMAEVATGVLHNIGNVITGVNVNVQSLEQYYRKSASHRLPDLVKLFESQGDQLPEYLSDSKRRESVVGYMNAIVSDLEKNREAHLQTVQSLSQNIKHVMQLVSQQQANAKHSGIIINFSITDAIQDVLDLKAHDINSNQIEVTFNDETQLSISSDRHKVLQILTNLISNAIQATERLDRPRSINIHQKKMGAFVHIDIRDNGIGIPAENIDKLFRFGFTTKPTGNGFGLHSSAIDATELGGKLSVFSEGPNKGATFKLKIPLESKKATTVEQAG from the coding sequence ATGAAGACTTCGAACTGGTTAAATTCAACAAAAGAATTCCTCCAACCTTCAGTTGCTAACCAACTGATGCTATGGATCATAGTGTCCTCTTTTGTTGTCACACTAGGGGTGTCCACCGTTCAACTCTACTTTGATTTTAGGGCTAGTATTGAATCTCTTGAAGAGGATTTGCAAGAGATTCAAAGGACCATGGTGCCGAGTCTCACTCGCAGTGTTTGGCTGATGGATCGCGAGCAAATTCATGTGGGAATGAAAGGCCTACTGCTTTACGACAAAATTGTGACGGTTAAGATAGAGGCCGAAGATGGTAGTGTGTTCGAGTTAGGCGAGACTGACTCTGAAGAGATTAAGGAAAAGACCTTTGCCATGGAGTTCAAAAATCAGGAGCAGGCTTGGAAGTTAGGAACCATTGTGCTGCAGGTGGATATGGCGCCAATCTACCGAAACCTGTGGCGCGAAGGTGGAGACATCCTTTTCAACAACCTCATTCTAGTCGCTACGATCGTATTCATCGTTATTTGGTTTACTCGATTTTTAATTGCTCAGCCTTTATCGATTCTAGCCAATCATGCCCGAGGCATCCGATTTCGAGATAAGCAAGAGAACATGGATCACAAGTACATGAGTTACAAGCATGAGATTGGTCAAGTCTTCCGAGCAGTCGCTCAGCTAGAAGAAAACCTCACGGAAGATTATCGCATTCGGCTGAGAGCTGAAGATGCCTTAAAGAAATCCCAGGAAAAGCTCAAGGAATTGATAAAGTCGCGAACCAAGCAATTGGACGAAGCAACCAATGATTTGGTAGAGTCATCCCGTAAAGCAGGGATGGCTGAAGTTGCCACTGGGGTGCTTCATAATATTGGGAATGTGATCACCGGTGTCAATGTCAATGTCCAAAGTCTAGAACAGTACTATCGTAAGTCAGCGTCCCATCGCTTGCCTGATTTGGTTAAACTGTTCGAATCCCAAGGGGATCAGCTGCCCGAATACCTCTCTGATAGTAAACGGCGAGAGTCTGTGGTAGGTTACATGAATGCAATCGTTTCTGATTTAGAAAAGAATCGTGAGGCGCACTTACAAACGGTTCAAAGCCTCAGCCAAAACATCAAACATGTCATGCAGCTAGTATCACAGCAGCAGGCCAATGCCAAGCACTCAGGTATTATCATCAACTTTTCCATCACTGATGCTATTCAAGACGTTCTGGATTTGAAGGCTCATGATATCAACTCAAACCAGATTGAAGTCACTTTCAATGACGAAACCCAACTATCCATATCGAGCGATCGTCACAAGGTTCTTCAGATTTTGACCAACCTTATATCAAATGCCATACAAGCCACGGAGCGCTTGGATCGCCCTCGCAGTATCAACATTCATCAGAAAAAAATGGGAGCCTTTGTTCATATTGACATTAGGGATAATGGCATTGGCATTCCGGCTGAGAATATCGATAAGCTGTTCCGCTTTGGCTTCACAACTAAGCCAACGGGCAACGGCTTTGGGCTGCATAGTAGTGCCATTGATGCGACCGAACTTGGTGGCAAGCTCAGCGTCTTTTCAGAAGGGCCGAATAAAGGTGCGACGTTCAAATTAAAGATCCCGTTGGAGTCTAAGAAAGCCACCACGGTGGAGCAGGCCGGCTAA
- a CDS encoding rhodanese-like domain-containing protein, producing the protein MDTIEPKQLFQKLEQGDAKHLLDVRSPEEFAEVHAKDAINLPLDQVNIDSLRDALPQLGDEDRIYVICRSGQRSMMACQMLENAGLTNTLVNVEGGTMKWVADDLPQGN; encoded by the coding sequence ATGGACACAATTGAACCGAAACAACTATTCCAAAAGCTAGAGCAAGGGGATGCAAAACATCTTTTAGATGTCCGATCTCCTGAAGAGTTTGCGGAAGTTCATGCCAAAGACGCCATCAATTTGCCCCTGGACCAGGTGAATATCGATAGCCTTCGGGATGCTCTACCTCAATTGGGTGATGAAGATAGAATTTATGTGATCTGTCGTTCAGGGCAAAGATCGATGATGGCTTGTCAGATGCTTGAAAATGCTGGTCTTACCAACACTTTGGTGAATGTTGAAGGTGGCACTATGAAGTGGGTTGCAGACGACCTGCCTCAAGGCAACTAA
- a CDS encoding response regulator: MSKSKLRVLYVDDDPCQLEVAKELLTLHFDVEVAFCTRKAMEILDDDHFDLLITDIEMPQESGFTFAKKVRGRHPELGMIAVSGGDQDSVEQFRQESISLFFDYIQKPVQWDDLITRYSNDSANS, translated from the coding sequence ATGAGTAAAAGTAAGCTTCGAGTCTTATATGTCGATGACGATCCATGCCAACTAGAAGTTGCGAAGGAGTTACTAACTCTTCACTTTGATGTGGAAGTTGCTTTTTGCACTCGGAAAGCCATGGAAATCTTGGACGACGATCACTTCGATTTACTGATTACAGATATTGAAATGCCGCAGGAATCTGGCTTCACATTTGCCAAAAAAGTTAGGGGCAGGCACCCAGAGTTAGGGATGATCGCCGTTTCTGGGGGGGATCAGGACTCCGTGGAGCAATTTCGTCAGGAGTCCATTTCATTGTTTTTTGATTATATCCAAAAACCTGTGCAATGGGACGATCTAATAACCCGGTATTCAAATGACTCTGCCAACTCCTGA
- a CDS encoding alkaline phosphatase PhoX yields the protein MTQFDRRRMLAGSFGVATASCFQSITVWAKTKPQGQLLKDKDKILDLPKGFSYKVLDKSGQKMDDGYVSPGRPDGMGCFQLGDDLVLLRNHEMSPSHRDPRPYPTSKDAPKEAYDANGFGGVTRLVLDAKAKTTKSRNLVLTGTHINCAGGVSPWGWLSCEETVAENHGYVFLCDPKANKVQKAQAIKNYGRMNHEAVCIDPADHTAYLSEDRGDSCFYRFVPKDKAKPFGDGRFQAMMVQGEPKKHLSSSKAKVGKTWSVTWIDIPNQDSPHDDLRHRSQAQGAAVVSRGEGLWYADGEVYLVSTDGGPTKTGQIFRYNIAKQTLTLIAQSENPAALDSPDNITVSPSGLVVVAEDGGRTPHLRIIGKEGQIYDLAKNAAGYGEFTGVCFSPDGKTLFANLQVQGLTVAIEGPFESYLKTAEANPNQLS from the coding sequence ATGACACAATTCGACCGCCGCCGGATGCTTGCTGGCAGCTTTGGTGTGGCAACCGCATCCTGTTTTCAATCGATCACAGTTTGGGCTAAAACTAAGCCACAGGGTCAGCTCCTGAAAGACAAAGATAAGATTCTAGATCTGCCCAAAGGCTTCAGCTATAAGGTTTTAGACAAAAGCGGGCAAAAAATGGACGATGGCTACGTGTCACCAGGGCGCCCTGATGGTATGGGATGCTTTCAGCTTGGGGACGATCTCGTTTTGCTCCGCAATCATGAGATGAGTCCATCCCACCGCGACCCAAGACCCTATCCTACAAGTAAAGACGCTCCTAAAGAAGCCTACGATGCCAACGGTTTCGGCGGCGTCACCAGACTTGTCCTTGACGCTAAGGCTAAGACCACCAAAAGCCGGAACCTTGTTCTCACGGGAACCCATATCAACTGTGCTGGCGGTGTGAGTCCTTGGGGCTGGTTAAGTTGCGAGGAAACTGTCGCCGAAAATCATGGCTATGTCTTCTTATGCGATCCTAAAGCAAACAAGGTCCAAAAAGCTCAAGCCATTAAAAATTATGGCCGCATGAACCACGAAGCCGTCTGTATCGACCCTGCTGATCACACAGCTTATCTGTCCGAAGACCGTGGTGATAGCTGTTTCTACCGCTTCGTGCCTAAGGACAAGGCAAAACCATTTGGTGATGGCCGTTTCCAAGCAATGATGGTTCAAGGAGAACCCAAAAAGCACCTCAGCTCTAGCAAAGCTAAAGTTGGCAAAACTTGGTCTGTGACTTGGATCGATATTCCCAATCAAGACAGTCCGCACGATGACCTTCGTCATCGGTCGCAAGCCCAAGGCGCAGCCGTGGTGAGTCGTGGTGAAGGCTTATGGTATGCAGATGGAGAGGTTTATCTAGTCTCTACTGATGGCGGCCCCACGAAAACGGGGCAGATTTTCCGCTACAACATCGCCAAGCAAACCTTAACCTTGATCGCTCAATCAGAAAATCCAGCTGCTCTAGACTCCCCAGATAATATTACAGTCAGCCCTTCAGGACTGGTAGTAGTAGCAGAAGATGGTGGCCGCACACCCCATCTTAGAATCATAGGTAAAGAAGGCCAGATATATGATTTGGCAAAGAATGCTGCTGGCTATGGTGAGTTTACAGGAGTCTGCTTTTCACCGGATGGCAAGACATTATTTGCCAACTTACAAGTTCAAGGGCTGACGGTTGCCATTGAGGGGCCATTCGAGAGCTATCTAAAAACAGCAGAGGCCAACCCGAATCAACTTTCGTAA
- a CDS encoding TrkH family potassium uptake protein gives MNFSAVGKILGLLLLLLTAGMVIPLGIASYDFVQQAHDPAATKLATLPLLGILTGISMGLLISMALLFLNRQADTNVGKSEAILLVFLSWSLGSVIAAFPFFFWARFAYEVTGLDSPFRNLINCVFETVSGLTTTGASILTDIPSIPDSLLFWRALLQWYGGLGIVVLFVAILPMIAGGNKKLFSAEATGITKDGSTPKIQETARSLWLIYCGFTAFQVILMLMLDPELSVFSAITFAFSTAATAGFSVLNESAGTMLPSVQWVMILFMMIAGVNYGLYYQFFQGKWRDLFNDIEFRAYVAIILTATAIIALTIHGHNYVDMNGQEPGGSIEQTLRDAAFQVVSILTTTGFSNADSDMWPQLCQLVLVSLMFIGGCGGSTGGGIKVIRIVSSFKLFFAQLEKVYRPNVVRPIKLGRHIIQDHMKIAILLHILAVILLAFLGAVMLIIIEPEIDGVSAFTASIATLNNIGPGFSMVGATQNYSWLSDMSKVILTLWMLIGRLEVFTVLVIFSPRFWKQA, from the coding sequence ATGAATTTTTCGGCAGTCGGTAAAATCCTAGGCCTCCTCCTCCTGCTACTCACAGCGGGTATGGTGATTCCCCTGGGAATTGCTTCCTATGATTTTGTCCAACAAGCCCATGACCCGGCAGCCACTAAACTTGCGACCCTGCCCCTCCTAGGGATTCTTACAGGCATCTCAATGGGGCTCCTTATCAGCATGGCACTTTTATTTCTCAACCGCCAAGCAGATACCAATGTTGGCAAGTCAGAGGCGATTCTCCTCGTATTCCTAAGTTGGTCTTTGGGTTCCGTGATTGCCGCATTTCCTTTCTTTTTCTGGGCTCGGTTTGCATATGAAGTCACAGGTCTCGACAGCCCTTTTAGAAACCTAATCAACTGTGTGTTTGAAACCGTGAGTGGTCTGACAACCACTGGGGCGAGTATCTTAACCGACATTCCCAGCATTCCCGATTCGCTTCTATTCTGGCGAGCCTTATTGCAATGGTATGGAGGTCTTGGAATCGTCGTTCTCTTCGTTGCTATTTTGCCGATGATAGCTGGAGGAAATAAAAAGCTTTTTAGCGCCGAAGCCACTGGTATCACGAAAGATGGCAGTACCCCAAAAATTCAAGAAACTGCCCGTTCTTTATGGCTTATATACTGCGGATTCACAGCCTTTCAAGTGATCTTGATGCTGATGTTAGATCCCGAGCTTTCGGTGTTCTCGGCGATTACATTTGCTTTTTCAACCGCAGCAACAGCAGGCTTTAGCGTGCTCAATGAAAGCGCAGGAACCATGCTTCCTTCGGTGCAATGGGTGATGATTCTCTTCATGATGATCGCCGGGGTCAACTACGGACTTTACTACCAATTCTTTCAGGGAAAGTGGCGCGATCTATTCAATGATATCGAGTTTCGGGCCTATGTCGCGATCATTCTCACAGCCACTGCAATCATTGCTCTGACAATCCACGGTCATAACTATGTGGATATGAATGGTCAAGAACCTGGTGGCTCCATCGAACAAACTCTTCGTGATGCGGCATTCCAAGTGGTATCGATCCTAACAACCACAGGCTTTTCCAATGCTGATTCTGACATGTGGCCACAGCTTTGCCAGCTGGTGCTTGTGAGCTTGATGTTTATCGGTGGCTGTGGAGGGTCTACCGGCGGTGGTATCAAGGTGATTCGAATCGTATCATCCTTTAAGCTATTCTTTGCCCAACTGGAAAAAGTCTATCGCCCCAACGTCGTTCGCCCGATCAAGCTCGGTCGCCACATCATTCAAGACCATATGAAAATCGCCATCCTCCTTCATATTTTAGCGGTAATCTTACTAGCCTTTCTAGGCGCAGTTATGCTAATCATTATCGAGCCCGAGATTGATGGAGTCTCAGCCTTTACGGCATCTATTGCCACCTTGAATAATATCGGGCCAGGTTTCTCAATGGTGGGAGCAACTCAGAACTACTCCTGGCTGTCAGATATGTCTAAAGTCATTTTGACTCTTTGGATGTTGATTGGCCGTCTTGAGGTTTTCACGGTACTGGTTATATTCTCGCCAAGGTTCTGGAAACAAGCGTAG